Proteins encoded together in one Calditrichota bacterium window:
- a CDS encoding SIS domain-containing protein: MSLNKSAHISSYFNRLKAVLDSVTIADVEKLISIVEDAYARDAAIYVCGNGGSWSTASHWVCDHSKGSSHPDKRRIRMFAPGDNMPMLTAYGNDVGYDSIFSEPLRAYAKPGDVVVLITASGNSPNILEAAKTARDLKTTIVGLIGFGGGKLAAMTDHNVIVESREYGPVEDLHLVLNHIISTYMKEFIAK; this comes from the coding sequence ATGAGCTTAAACAAGAGCGCTCACATTTCGTCGTATTTCAACCGTCTGAAAGCCGTGCTTGACAGCGTCACGATCGCGGACGTCGAGAAACTGATCTCGATCGTCGAAGACGCGTATGCGCGCGACGCTGCGATTTACGTATGCGGCAACGGCGGATCATGGAGCACCGCGTCGCATTGGGTGTGCGATCATTCGAAAGGTTCAAGTCATCCCGACAAGCGCCGCATTCGTATGTTCGCGCCGGGTGACAACATGCCGATGCTCACCGCGTACGGCAATGACGTCGGATACGACTCAATTTTTTCCGAACCCTTGCGCGCGTACGCTAAGCCGGGCGACGTCGTGGTTTTGATAACGGCATCCGGAAATTCGCCGAACATTCTTGAGGCCGCGAAGACCGCGCGAGATCTCAAGACCACCATAGTTGGATTGATCGGTTTTGGAGGCGGTAAACTTGCGGCGATGACCGACCACAACGTCATCGTCGAGTCCCGCGAATACGGTCCCGTCGAAGATTTGCATCTGGTGCTCAATCACATCATCAGCACCTACATGAAGGAGTTCATTGCGAAATAA
- a CDS encoding GHMP kinase, with product MVITQTPLRLSFAGGGSDLADYYLHGAGRVISTAIDKYIFVIIKERFDDKIVLNYSRNETVDEVNEIKHELIRAAMEMTGLGTGVEISTLADIPSEGSGLGSSSSLVVGLLNAMYQYLGRQVSPERLAREACEIEIERCGKPIGKQDQYIAAFGGLRRFTFNPDQTVTEAEVDLPAQALRLFGSHLMLFYTNRTRKSAEILTEQKSQTGSKREVLDAMMPLVDKIEQAFTVMDFEQVGRLLHAGWELKKKMAAKISDDGIDDMYGRAIKAGAVGGKIAGAGGGGFLLLYVPPSNQDSVRNALSELFELPFMPERDGSKVIFNIKRYPFK from the coding sequence ATGGTTATTACGCAGACACCCTTACGACTAAGTTTCGCCGGCGGCGGCAGCGACCTTGCAGACTATTATCTGCACGGTGCGGGCCGCGTCATTTCTACGGCGATCGACAAATATATTTTCGTCATCATCAAAGAGCGATTCGACGATAAGATCGTTTTGAACTACTCGCGAAACGAAACGGTCGACGAAGTCAACGAGATCAAACATGAGTTGATTCGTGCGGCGATGGAGATGACGGGTCTTGGAACGGGCGTTGAGATTTCAACTCTCGCGGACATTCCGTCGGAAGGGAGCGGGCTCGGGTCGTCGTCTTCGCTGGTGGTAGGATTGCTTAACGCGATGTACCAATACTTGGGACGACAGGTAAGTCCGGAACGGCTGGCGCGCGAGGCGTGTGAAATCGAAATCGAACGCTGCGGAAAACCGATCGGCAAGCAAGATCAATATATCGCCGCGTTCGGCGGCCTGAGACGGTTTACGTTTAATCCGGATCAAACCGTAACCGAAGCCGAAGTGGATTTGCCTGCGCAGGCGCTTCGCCTGTTCGGAAGCCACCTGATGCTTTTCTATACGAACCGCACTCGCAAGTCGGCGGAGATTTTGACTGAGCAGAAATCGCAAACTGGTTCCAAGCGAGAAGTGCTCGATGCGATGATGCCGCTTGTCGACAAGATCGAACAGGCGTTTACGGTTATGGACTTCGAGCAAGTCGGAAGACTCTTGCACGCCGGTTGGGAACTTAAGAAAAAGATGGCTGCAAAAATTTCCGACGACGGTATTGACGATATGTACGGCCGCGCGATCAAGGCGGGCGCGGTTGGAGGAAAGATCGCCGGTGCAGGCGGCGGCGGGTTCTTGCTTTTGTATGTGCCGCCCTCGAATCAAGACTCTGTCCGCAACGCGTTGAGCGAGTTGTTCGAACTTCCGTTTATGCCCGAGCGCGACGGCAGCAAAGTCATTTTCAATATCAAGAGATATCCGTTCAAATGA
- a CDS encoding nucleotidyltransferase family protein: MKAIVLAAGVGSRLGELTKNAPKCLLPVAGRPLLDYWCETLANAGVTDVFINTHHHAALVREFIGTRPHGLNFNEGYEETLLGSAGTLRSAKEFLSDSNRFFIIYADNYVELDLTKLARFHEEKNSPPLVLVAYPTDEPTRCGILEIDDTGLVVSFEEKPARPKSNFANSGIHAATPELFNWVPENQPADIGFHVLPQLVGKMYGYVTDEYIQDIGTPEAYAAVRARRERNL, encoded by the coding sequence GTGAAAGCAATCGTTCTCGCGGCGGGCGTCGGAAGCAGACTTGGTGAGTTGACGAAGAATGCTCCAAAGTGCTTGTTGCCCGTCGCTGGAAGGCCACTGCTCGATTATTGGTGCGAAACGCTTGCGAACGCGGGCGTCACGGACGTCTTTATCAATACGCATCATCATGCCGCACTGGTACGCGAGTTTATCGGCACGCGTCCGCACGGATTGAACTTTAACGAGGGCTATGAAGAGACGCTCTTGGGCAGCGCAGGAACACTTCGTTCCGCGAAAGAGTTTCTGTCGGACAGCAATCGTTTCTTTATCATTTACGCCGACAATTATGTCGAGCTGGATTTGACGAAACTTGCGCGTTTTCACGAGGAAAAGAACTCGCCGCCGCTGGTACTTGTCGCCTATCCGACGGATGAACCAACGCGCTGCGGCATTTTGGAGATTGACGATACCGGGTTGGTCGTGAGTTTTGAAGAGAAACCCGCGCGGCCAAAATCAAATTTTGCCAATTCCGGAATTCACGCGGCGACGCCGGAGCTTTTCAATTGGGTTCCGGAGAATCAGCCGGCCGATATTGGATTTCACGTCTTGCCTCAGCTCGTCGGCAAGATGTACGGATACGTGACGGACGAGTACATTCAAGACATCGGCACTCCCGAGGCGTACGCGGCCGTCCGCGCGCGCAGAGAACGCAACTTGTAG
- a CDS encoding NAD-dependent epimerase/dehydratase family protein: protein MRVLVTGGAGFIASHVADAFVSAGHEVAVLDNLSTGFRHNVPEKATFFEVDIRDAAAVEKVVAAFRPDVIDHHAAQMDVRKSLVDPVFDAESNIVGSINLILAAHKQNVKKFIYISTGGAVYGEPNSLPVNESHPIHPECAYGISKHTVEHYLELFKILYGFKYTVLRYPNVFGPRQNPHGEAGVIAIFAGLLLDGKTPTIYGDGEQLRDYVYVSDCARANLLAAEAGDGEIMNVGSGVGTSVNTLYKELARLADFGGDANYAPPRTGEIRAVYLDATRANNILNWKPEVSLEDGLRKTWDWCKSDREKSMATA, encoded by the coding sequence ATGAGAGTTCTTGTAACCGGGGGAGCGGGGTTCATCGCATCGCATGTAGCGGATGCTTTTGTTTCGGCGGGACACGAAGTGGCGGTGCTCGACAACTTGAGTACTGGATTCAGACACAACGTGCCCGAGAAGGCTACGTTTTTTGAGGTGGATATTCGAGACGCCGCTGCGGTAGAAAAAGTCGTCGCGGCATTTCGTCCTGACGTGATTGACCATCACGCGGCGCAAATGGACGTGCGCAAGTCGCTCGTCGATCCCGTGTTCGACGCTGAATCGAATATCGTCGGGTCGATCAATTTAATTTTGGCTGCGCACAAGCAAAACGTCAAGAAGTTCATCTACATCTCGACTGGCGGCGCGGTTTACGGCGAGCCAAATAGTTTGCCGGTCAACGAATCACATCCGATCCATCCGGAGTGTGCGTACGGAATTTCCAAGCACACCGTGGAGCACTATCTCGAACTATTCAAGATTCTTTACGGATTCAAGTATACCGTATTGAGATATCCGAACGTATTTGGGCCGCGGCAGAATCCTCACGGCGAAGCTGGCGTCATCGCGATCTTCGCGGGACTCTTACTGGACGGGAAAACGCCCACAATTTACGGCGACGGAGAACAGCTCCGTGACTACGTTTATGTCTCCGACTGCGCGCGGGCGAACTTGCTGGCCGCAGAGGCGGGCGACGGTGAGATCATGAACGTCGGATCAGGGGTTGGGACGTCGGTGAATACGCTTTATAAGGAGCTTGCGCGCCTCGCCGATTTTGGCGGCGACGCGAACTACGCTCCGCCGCGAACGGGCGAAATTCGCGCTGTGTATCTTGACGCGACGCGCGCAAACAACATTCTGAATTGGAAACCGGAAGTCAGTCTTGAAGACGGTTTGCGCAAGACGTGGGATTGGTGCAAGTCTGATCGCGAAAAGTCCATGGCGACGGCGTGA